A section of the Maylandia zebra isolate NMK-2024a linkage group LG8, Mzebra_GT3a, whole genome shotgun sequence genome encodes:
- the LOC143419920 gene encoding uncharacterized protein LOC143419920 produces the protein MQCAHPMKKRSLEAEPRHSKAKRLCLEAELQMSDCPMETSQSSPATNQQPDQQVRPTPVLLCCPRCLRGEPGHFNHIMGL, from the exons ATGCAGTGCGCGCACCCCATGAAGAAGAGAAGTCTGGAGGCGGAGCCGCGCCACTCCAAAGCG aagcgGCTCTGTTTGGAGGCGGAGCTCCAGATGTCCGACTGTCCAATGGAGACGTCGCAGAGCAGTCCTGCGACCAATCAGCAGCCGGATCAACAG gTACGGCCCACACCTGTTCTGCTCTGCTGTCCGAGGTGTCTCAGAGGAGAACCG GGTCACTTCAACCACATCATGGGCCTCTGA